In Sphaerodactylus townsendi isolate TG3544 linkage group LG13, MPM_Stown_v2.3, whole genome shotgun sequence, one DNA window encodes the following:
- the PIWIL1 gene encoding piwi-like protein 1, translating to MAAALFISASKFPPIPLTRLFETFKGAAVTWAGNELTKSPLTGKYHPCNGATKASIGSSGKALLRRTGSSGTMIKLSTNHFRLSSRPQWTLYQYHIDYNPHMEARRLRSALLFQHEALIGKTHAFDGSILFLPKKLENKVTEVFSQTRQGENVKITITLTNELPSTSPTCLQFYNIIFRRLLKIMNLQQIGRNYYNPCDPISIPAHRLMIWPGFATSILQYETSIMLCTDVSHKVLRSETVLDFMYNLYSQVEEQRFREICAKELVGLIVLTRYNNKTYRVDDIDWDGSPESVFKRADGSEISFVDYYRKQYNQEITDLNQPVLVSQPKRKKGPGGDICGPIILIPELCYLTGLTDKMRSDFNVMKDLAVHTRLPPEQRMHEVGRLVDYINKDDNVQKELRDWGLGFDPNLLSFPARVVQSEKILQGGKMFEYNPQFADWSKETRGAPLISVKPLENWLLIYTRRNYDAANLLVQNLFKVTPAMGIRMNKATMIEVEDRTEAYLKALNQKVVSSTQMVVCLLSSNRKDKYDAIKKYLCTDCPTPSQCVLARTLSKPQTVMAIATKIALQMNCKMGGELWSVEIPLKNLMIVGIDCYHDTTSGRRSIAGFVASLNQGISRWYSRCFVQDRGQELVDGLKVCLQAALRTWYTYNNCMPSRIIVYRDGVGDGQLKTLVNYEVPQFLECLKTVGQDYSPKLTVIVVKKRVNTRFFAKVGGRHQNPPPGTVIDLEVTRPEWYDFFIVSQSVRAGTVSPTHYNVIYDNSALKPEHMQRLTYKLCHMYYNWPGVIRVPAPCQYAHKLAFLVGQSIHREPNLSLAENLYYL from the exons ATGGCGGCCGCATTGTTTATTAGCGCTTCGAAGTTTCCTCCCATCCCGTTAACGAGACTCTTCGAAACGTTTAAGGGCGCCGCGGTAACGTGGGCAGGAAACGAGCTGACGAAGTCACCGTTAACTGGCAAATATCACCCGTGCAACGGGGCCACGAAGGCCTCGATTGGGTCGAGCGGCAAGGCGCTTTTACGACGAACGg GTTCCTCAGGAACTATGATAAAGCTAAGTACGAACCATTTTCGATTGAGTTCTCGACCTCAGTGGACCTTGTACCAGTACCACATCGACTATAACCCTCACATGGAAGCTCGGCGTCTTCGCTCAGCTTTGCTGTTTCAGCATGAAGCCCTGATTGGAAAGACACATGCATTTGATGGGagcattttatttttaccaaAGAAACTAGAAAACAAG GTTACCGAAGTGTTCAGTCAGACCCGGCAGGGAGAGAATGTGAAGATCACAATCACCTTAACCAATGAACTGCCTTCTACATCTCCAACATGCTTACAGTTTTACAACATAATTTTTAGAAG GCTCTTGAAGATTATGAATTTGCAGCAAATAGGAAGAAATTATTACAATCCTTGTGACCCAATCAGTATTCCTGCACACAG GCTGATGATTTGGCCAGGTTTTGCAACTTCCATACTGCAGTATGAAACAAGCATAATGTTGTGTACTGACGTGAGCCACAAAGTTCTCAGGAGTGAGACAGTTCTGGATTTCATGTATAACTTGTATTCACAAGTGGAAGAACAGAGGTTCAGAGAAATATGTGCTAAAGAACTGGTTGGCTTGATCGTTCTTACAAG GTATAACAACAAAACATACAGGGTGGATGACATTGATTGGGATGGCAGCCCTGAATCTGTCTTTAAGAGAGCAGATGGATCTGAAATCAGCTTTGTGGACTACTACAGAAAG caaTATAACCAAGAAATCACTGACTTGAATCAACCAGTATTAGTGAGCCAGCCCAAAAGGAAGAAGGGCCCGGGAGGGGACATATGTGGACCAATAATTCTCATTCCTGAGCTCTGCTATCTTACAG GACTAACTGATAAAATGCGGAGTGATTTCAATGTGATGAAAGACCTGGCAGTTCATACAAGGCTTCCTCCAGAGCAACGAATGCATGAAGTTGGAAGGCTTGTTGATTATATTAACAA AGATGATAATGTCCAGAAAGAACTTCGTGACTGGGGTTTAGGCTTTGACCCCaatctgctttcctttcctgCAAGAGTTGTTCAGTCAGAAAAAATCCTTCAAGGAGGAAAAATG TTTGAGTACAATCCACAGTTTGCAGACTGGTCTAAAGAAACCAGGGGTGCACCTCTCATCAGTGTAAAGCCACTGGAAAACTGGTTATTGATATACACACGGCGTAATTATGATGCTGCTAATTTATTGGTTCAGAATCTCTTCAAAGTCACACCAGCAATGGGCATACGAATGAACAAGGCAACAAT GATCGAAGTAGAAGACAGAACAGAAGCATACTTGAAAGCCTTGAACCAAAAAGTTGTCTCCAGTACACAGATG gtggtttgccttttgTCTAGCAACCGCAAAGACAAATATGACGCCATCAAAAAATACTTGTGTACAGATTGCCCCACTCCAAGCCAGTGTGTTCTTGCTCGCACTCTAAGCAAGCCCCAAACAGTAATGGCGATAGCCACAAAGATTGCTTTACAGATGAATTGTAAGATGGGTGGAGAGCTGTGGAGTGTTGAGATACCA CTGAAAAATCTAATGATTGTGGGAATTGACTGTTACCATGACACTACAAGTGGCCGACGATCAATTGCCGGATTTGTTGCCAGCTTGAATCAGGGAATTTCACG TTGGTATTCGCGCTGTTTCGTTCAGGATCGTGGGCAAGAACTTGTGGATGGACTCAAAGTTTGCTTACAAG CTGCTTTAAGGACATGGTATACCTACAACAACTGCATGCCTTCCCGCATTATTGTGTATCGAGATGGTGTTGGAGACGGTCAACTGAAAACTCTGGTTAACTATGAAGTCCCTCAGTTTTTGGAGTGCTTGAAAACTGTTGGGCAGGATTACAG CCCTAAACTAACAGTAATAGTGGTGAAGAAGCGTGTGAATACCAGGTTCTTTGCTAAAGTTGGGGGAAGACATCAGAACCCACCACCTGGCACCGTGATTGATTTAGAAGTTACCAGGCCAGAGTG GTATGATTTCTTCATTGTGAGTCAGTCTGTGAGAGCGGGCACTGTTTCCCCAACCCACTACAATGTCATCTACGACAACAGTGCATTGAAGCCAGAACACATGCAACGGTTGACATACAAGCTCTGTCACATGTACTATAATTGGCCG GGTGTTATTCGAGTACCTGCTCCCTGTCAGTACGCCCATAAATTGGCATTCCTGGTGGGCCAGAGCATTCACAGAGAACCCAACTTGTCTCTTGCGGAGAACCTGTATTACCTGTGA